One region of Papaver somniferum cultivar HN1 unplaced genomic scaffold, ASM357369v1 unplaced-scaffold_131, whole genome shotgun sequence genomic DNA includes:
- the LOC113332357 gene encoding uncharacterized protein LOC113332357 → MTDGKSYNYNGTEIPPEALLKLFMHTSLAGYSNKADIDSGNITGMIFVSERDNLELLHIALRHNSVNRPSCVAVYSLGFVLRRFHAESPFEDGQTLERVHFKHPSEDGVRLEDSGCFAGDYLIYVSTKERATEHRQPWTAVYKTNLTTGKTDRLTPREHADLSPSVSPSGKKIAVASFEGTGGWDGAIEDQKTNIYVMNVEEPYDRRLVVENGGWPTWGSDDIIFFHRKDDKKPSENATERNYWGVFRSEISNTGIVPVRVTPDNIDAFTPEAINATTVAVATIRQKSEIGDTRVEAQYRHIEIFYSAGGQEPTQITQNVRPKGDHFNPFVIGGGIHGKRIGYHCCISDPLEEEEEIKRQFQIITSPDPDVGLFRVGGGFPTFSKSGNRLAFVDNHFKTVYVLDNEKLYEATELTPNSIFSPVWNQNDRLDTLYVCIGPSFSPDATVEIYAVRNVSGGKRQLQPLTDGGFYNAFPSSSPDGTRLVYQSTRDGYKNLYIMNEAKGAVKGVEPERLTNGDWTDAQCQWSPKGNWIVFSSNRDKPPGAPKRDDGLDRTYFAVYLVDPDNKDVVVRVIASGNDFGGHVSYPFFSPDGRSIVITSDLGAASVDPISLPIITHSARPYGDIFTVDIDTDDIENNKDLRMCKRLTHSRYGNSTGSWIGSSPGATRAARKLLRKKDFARALPCPYLGGEEGSQMTGHPVFPNECD, encoded by the exons ATGACTGATGGGAAATCCTACAATTACAATGGCACTGAGATCCCACCTGAAGCCCTTTTGAAACTTTTCATGCACACAAGTTTGGCTGGCTATAGCAACAAGGCTGATATAGATTCAGGTAATATCACAGGCATGATTTTTGTTTCCGAACGAGACAACCTTGAATTGCTTCACATAGCTCTCCGTCACAATTCCGTCAACCGACCCAGCTGCGTGGCGGTCTACAGCTTAGGCTTCGTTTTAAGAAGATTCCACGCTGAATCTCCATTTGAAGATGGTCAAACCCTGGAAAGGGTCCACTTCAAACATCCATCTGAAGATGGTGTTCGCCTGGAAGACAGCGGTTGCTTTGCCGGCGATTATCTCATCTATGTCAGCACCAAGGAACGAGCAACTGAACACCGTCAGCCTTGGACTGCTGTTTATAAAACCAATCTTACGACCGGAAAAACTGACCGCCTCACACCACGAG AGCATGCTGATTTAAGCCCCTCGGTATCCCCTTCTGGAAAGAAGATAGCTGTGGCGTCATTTGAGGGAACAGGAGGTTGGGATGGTGCAATCGAAGACCAAAAGACGAACATTTACGTCATGAATGTAGAAGAGCCTTACGATCGTAGGTTGGTTGTGGAAAATGGGGGTTGGCCGACTTGGGGAAGTGATGATATTATATTCTTCCACCGCAAGGATGACAAAAAACCTTCTGAGAATGCAACAGAAAGAAATTACTGGGGTGTGTTCCGATCCGAGATTAGCAATACTGGCATTGTGCCTGTGCGTGTAACCCCAGATAACATTGATGCGTTCACCCCGGAAGCTATTAACGCCACCACAGTAGCTGTCGCTACTATTCGGCAGAAATCAGAGATCGGTGATACCCGTGTTGAAGCACAGTATCGGCACATTGAGATTTTTTATTCAGCAGGAGGGCAAGAACCCACACAAATCACTCAAAATGTCAGACCAAAGGGTGACCATTTCAACCCCTTTGTGATAGGTGGTGGGATTCATGGGAAGCGTATTGGCTACCATTGTTGCATCAGTGACCCTCTCGAG GAGGAAGAAGAgatcaaaagacagtttcaaaTCATCACTTCTCCAGATCCAGATGTAGGACTGTTCAGGGTGGGAGGAGGATTCCCAACATTTTCCAAAAGCGGAAACAGACTTGCATTTGTTGACAATCATTTCAAGACTGTATATGTACTTGACAACGAAAAGCTATATGAAGCTACGGAG CTAACTCCAAACAGCATCTTCTCGCCAGTTTGGAACCAAAATGATAGATTGGACACACTTTATGTATGCATAGGACCTTCTTTCAGCCCTGATGCAACGGTAGAAATCTACGCTGTCCGAAATGTATCTGGTGGTAAAAGGCAACTTCAACCTCTCACAGATGGCGGGTTCTACAATGCCTTCCCATCCAGCAGTCCAGACG GGACAAGATTGGTTTATCAATCGACAAGAGACGGATACAAGAATCTGTACATAATGAACGAAGCTAAAGGAGCAGTTAAAGGAGTTGAACCTGAAAGGCTCACGAATGGAGATTGGACTGACGCACAATGCCAATGGTCTCCTAAAGGAAATTGGATAGTATTCTCATCAAACCGCGACAAGCCTCCAGGTGCACCAAAAAGAGATGATGGTCTTGACCGAACATATTTTGCAGTGTATCTAGTGGATCCGGATAATAAGGATGTGGTTGTAAGAGTGATTGCAAGTGGAAATGATTTTGGGGGGCATGTTAGCTACCCATTCTTCAGTCCAGATGGACGTAGCATTGTTATTACTTCAGATCTTGGTGCAGCTTCTGTTGATCCCATATCTTTGCCGATCATTACCCACTCAGCCAGGCCTTATGGAGACATCTTCACAGTCGACATTGACACGGATGACATAGAAAATAACAAAGATTTGAGGATGTGCAAACGCCTCACACACAGTAGATATGGGAATTCAACGGGTTCCTGGATCGGTTCCTCACCTGGTGCCACGAGAGCAGCTCGAAAGCTTCTTCGAAAGAAAGATTTCGCAAGAGCACTCCCTTGTCCATATCTTGGTGGAGAAGAAGGTTCACAAATGACCGGCCACCCCGTCTTTCCAAACGAATGTGACTGA